In Aeromicrobium marinum DSM 15272, one genomic interval encodes:
- a CDS encoding DUF6093 family protein produces MPRPTRAYGRPGTRVLPENWERDHAPVVAKTRTAMIEIRPPAALPTFTPGEGYGDPASLDPIYTGSARIQALDADARRRLVGEQDQGTSAYLVAIDIDAAAIPDNSTIRVTASNDPWMTTDRTLIVRNADLGSLRFERDLYAVDDLDRPTTGG; encoded by the coding sequence ATGCCTCGCCCGACTCGCGCCTACGGGCGCCCCGGCACCCGGGTTCTGCCGGAGAACTGGGAGCGGGACCATGCCCCTGTCGTCGCGAAGACCCGCACAGCGATGATCGAGATCCGGCCCCCGGCCGCGCTCCCGACCTTCACCCCCGGTGAGGGGTACGGCGACCCGGCCAGCCTGGACCCGATCTACACCGGATCGGCGCGCATCCAGGCCCTCGACGCCGACGCCCGCCGCCGGCTCGTCGGCGAGCAGGACCAGGGCACGTCGGCCTACCTGGTGGCGATCGACATCGACGCCGCGGCCATCCCGGACAACTCGACCATCCGCGTCACCGCGTCCAACGACCCGTGGATGACCACCGACCGGACCCTCATCGTCCGCAACGCCGACCTCGGGTCGCTGCGCTTCGAACGCGACCTCTACGCCGTCGACGACCTCGACCGACCGACCACGGGAGGCTGA
- a CDS encoding Mu-like prophage major head subunit gpT family protein, translated as MTTTLLRPDTFELGADMTMLGEGPVARRARSRANPGMRAAMVDAHRVYEAAKSGNRLALMQLNEAITTSDLFKSALGEVLDRELIAQYDDVPTQWTKYSARTTVKDFKPKRLVELTRNRHALPKVPEKTNYPVASTSVDERTVKVEKFGEQFGYTFEARINDDIGELEVVPNGWATQARYTEDDVTLTQLANPVTGAPNTTFFSVGNGNIGTGILNEANLQAAITLVTTKRDSDGRILRPGPLQLVVGPALQFTAERVLNAEEIRVTVGGTTTVERNPFRGKVTLDVLENLPGVAWFVIPLATAPRPAFYTAFLRGFETPDMRYKNDQGKRPGGGDISVDEGSFDNDTIWYRGRHIVGAAHGDPMFTFASDGEAE; from the coding sequence GTGACCACCACCCTTCTGCGTCCCGACACGTTCGAGCTGGGCGCCGACATGACCATGCTCGGCGAGGGACCTGTCGCCCGTCGAGCCCGCTCGCGCGCCAACCCCGGCATGCGTGCTGCCATGGTCGACGCCCACCGCGTGTACGAGGCGGCGAAGTCGGGCAACCGGCTCGCGCTCATGCAGCTCAACGAGGCGATCACCACGTCGGACCTGTTCAAGTCCGCGCTCGGTGAGGTCCTCGACCGTGAGCTGATCGCCCAGTACGACGACGTCCCCACCCAGTGGACGAAGTACTCGGCGCGCACCACGGTCAAGGACTTCAAGCCCAAGCGCCTGGTGGAGCTGACGCGCAACCGTCACGCCCTGCCGAAGGTGCCCGAGAAGACGAACTACCCGGTCGCGTCGACGTCGGTCGACGAGCGGACGGTCAAGGTCGAGAAGTTCGGCGAGCAGTTCGGGTACACCTTCGAGGCCCGGATCAACGACGACATCGGCGAGCTCGAGGTCGTCCCCAACGGCTGGGCCACGCAGGCCCGGTACACCGAGGACGACGTCACGCTCACCCAGCTGGCCAACCCGGTCACCGGTGCACCGAACACGACGTTCTTCAGCGTCGGGAACGGCAACATCGGCACGGGGATCCTCAACGAGGCGAACCTGCAGGCGGCCATCACCCTGGTCACCACGAAGCGGGACTCCGACGGCCGCATCCTGCGGCCCGGACCCCTGCAGCTCGTGGTCGGCCCGGCGCTGCAGTTCACCGCCGAGCGGGTCCTGAACGCCGAGGAGATCCGGGTCACCGTCGGTGGCACCACGACCGTGGAGCGCAACCCGTTCCGCGGCAAGGTCACCCTCGACGTGCTGGAGAACCTGCCGGGCGTCGCCTGGTTCGTCATCCCGCTGGCCACCGCGCCCCGGCCGGCGTTCTACACCGCGTTCCTCCGTGGGTTCGAGACCCCGGACATGCGGTACAAGAACGACCAGGGCAAGCGCCCCGGCGGCGGGGACATCTCGGTCGACGAGGGGTCGTTCGACAACGACACCATCTGGTACCGCGGACGTCACATCGTCGGAGCCGCCCACGGCGACCCGATGTTCACGTTCGCCTCCGACGGAGAGGCGGAGTGA
- a CDS encoding DUF2190 family protein, which yields MKNLAFRPGNELSLPVPSGTVSGEPVKVGAFCGVAATSRGEGVGNIATHASVDITGAVFQIDVDGAITGVGQPIYIITATRALTVTATDNELWGHSACAADGSFTTKSSGVGPALVKPLTV from the coding sequence ATGAAGAACCTCGCGTTCCGGCCGGGCAACGAACTGTCCCTGCCCGTCCCGTCGGGCACCGTGTCCGGTGAGCCTGTCAAGGTCGGCGCCTTCTGCGGCGTCGCCGCGACCAGCCGGGGTGAGGGTGTCGGCAACATCGCCACCCACGCCTCGGTCGACATCACCGGTGCGGTGTTCCAGATCGACGTGGACGGCGCCATCACCGGCGTCGGCCAGCCGATCTACATCATCACAGCGACCCGTGCCCTCACGGTCACGGCGACCGACAACGAGCTCTGGGGCCACTCCGCGTGTGCCGCCGACGGCTCGTTCACCACCAAGTCCAGCGGCGTCGGTCCGGCGCTCGTCAAGCCCCTGACGGTCTGA
- a CDS encoding phage minor head protein has translation MSVTRETLQLVGQIRIQIAESVNSATDDLVRSWAKAWTIVAGDWQAAVNELEALRVDGAWPTASQVMRAERAQEALEATFEGLQGLTDNAGVRIMSSVSDVVSAATGQIDVIGSQLPRGAGAELRGTLVRADTGQIRAIVERTQVRVTKTLLPLAGDSYDIIRTELIRGVAFGRNPRVTAREMVRDLEIGFNRSLTRALVVAQTETLDAHRAAAAAHERANEDVLTGWDWLATLDSDTCPSCWAQHGTRHAITEPGPNDHQNGRCARLPVTKSWRDLGFDIDEPPSLMPDSEARFGRLSKADQLKVMGPTRLELLKSGDVAWSDLSTLRNNPGWRDSQVVTPVRDLASSAS, from the coding sequence ATGTCCGTCACCCGCGAGACCCTGCAGCTGGTCGGTCAGATCCGCATCCAGATCGCCGAGAGCGTCAACTCCGCCACCGACGACCTGGTGCGGTCTTGGGCGAAGGCCTGGACGATCGTCGCCGGCGACTGGCAGGCCGCCGTCAACGAGCTCGAGGCGCTCCGCGTCGACGGTGCGTGGCCGACGGCCAGTCAGGTGATGCGCGCCGAGCGGGCGCAGGAGGCGCTCGAGGCAACGTTCGAGGGCCTGCAGGGGCTGACGGACAACGCCGGCGTGCGGATCATGTCGTCGGTGTCGGACGTCGTCTCGGCGGCGACCGGGCAGATCGACGTGATCGGCTCCCAGTTGCCGCGCGGCGCGGGCGCTGAGCTGCGGGGCACGCTCGTCCGAGCCGACACCGGCCAGATCCGGGCGATCGTCGAGCGCACGCAGGTGCGGGTCACGAAGACGCTGCTGCCGCTAGCGGGCGACTCCTACGACATCATTCGCACCGAGCTGATCCGCGGCGTCGCCTTCGGCCGCAACCCGCGCGTCACGGCCCGTGAGATGGTCCGCGACTTGGAGATCGGGTTCAACCGATCACTGACCCGGGCTCTCGTCGTGGCGCAGACGGAGACGCTGGACGCCCACCGCGCCGCGGCGGCCGCCCACGAGCGCGCCAACGAGGACGTGCTGACCGGTTGGGACTGGCTCGCGACGCTGGACTCCGACACCTGCCCGTCGTGCTGGGCGCAACACGGCACACGCCACGCGATCACCGAGCCCGGGCCCAACGACCACCAGAACGGCCGGTGCGCACGACTCCCGGTGACGAAGTCGTGGCGCGACCTGGGGTTCGACATCGACGAACCGCCGTCGCTGATGCCCGACTCCGAAGCGCGGTTCGGCCGGCTCTCGAAGGCCGACCAGCTGAAGGTCATGGGGCCGACCCGGCTGGAGCTGCTGAAATCCGGCGACGTCGCGTGGTCGGACCTGTCGACGCTGCGGAACAACCCCGGGTGGCGCGACTCTCAGGTCGTCACGCCCGTGCGGGACCTGGCGTCTTCCGCATCGTGA
- the terL gene encoding phage terminase large subunit, which produces MTPWEAAARNFEDDGSHWTTPGKMAASLDPSTRQTPALDLIDAALVDVAEDRCERLILSMPPQEGKSQRTSRRFPLWMLHRNPKLRVAIISFELRIAARWGRAIREDVVANPKLGLTVDRTSRAKHDWELLGPGGSVYCAGIDGALTGRPVDLLIIDDPYKNAAQAESEAWRDTVRDFWTEVALPRLAPGAPVVLIQTRWREDDMAGWLADEFADQWRVLNIPAQADHRPERGEVDVLGREPGEFMESARDRTRADWTKKKREVGSRSWNALYQGRPSPAAGDIFHRTSWKKFTEPLHLERADGSRIVTEYDDLLQSWDLTFKDTKNADYVVGQVWMRRGANAYLLDQVRGRMDFPATCGAMKAMHRRWPQALLKVVEDKANGPAVIAALRSTVPGIVPEEPQGSKVARASAVSPLVEAGNVWLPEFEAWADDLIEEAAGFPNAAHDDMVDAMSQGLNRLILQPLLSGDDLGDVITDEDIDPELAGYSISPY; this is translated from the coding sequence GTGACCCCCTGGGAAGCGGCCGCCCGCAACTTCGAGGACGACGGCAGCCACTGGACGACCCCCGGCAAGATGGCCGCCAGTCTCGACCCCTCGACCCGGCAGACGCCCGCCCTGGACCTGATCGACGCCGCCCTGGTCGACGTCGCCGAAGACCGCTGCGAGCGCCTGATCCTGTCGATGCCGCCCCAGGAGGGCAAGAGCCAGCGGACCTCACGCCGCTTCCCGCTGTGGATGCTTCACCGCAACCCGAAGCTGCGCGTCGCGATCATCTCCTTCGAGCTGAGGATCGCCGCTCGGTGGGGCCGGGCCATCCGCGAGGACGTAGTCGCGAACCCGAAGCTCGGTCTCACCGTGGACCGCACCTCCCGCGCGAAGCACGACTGGGAGCTGCTCGGCCCCGGCGGGTCGGTCTACTGCGCCGGAATCGACGGAGCCCTCACCGGGCGTCCCGTCGACCTGCTGATCATCGACGACCCGTACAAGAACGCAGCCCAGGCGGAGTCCGAGGCGTGGCGCGACACCGTCCGAGACTTCTGGACCGAGGTCGCGCTCCCCCGACTGGCCCCCGGCGCTCCAGTGGTGCTCATCCAGACGCGCTGGCGAGAAGACGACATGGCCGGGTGGTTGGCTGACGAGTTCGCCGACCAGTGGCGGGTGCTCAACATCCCCGCCCAGGCTGACCACCGCCCAGAGCGGGGCGAGGTCGACGTGCTCGGCCGCGAGCCCGGCGAGTTCATGGAGTCGGCGCGAGACAGAACCCGAGCCGACTGGACCAAGAAGAAGCGCGAGGTCGGCTCCCGGTCCTGGAACGCCCTGTACCAGGGCCGGCCGTCCCCCGCCGCCGGCGACATCTTCCACCGCACCTCCTGGAAGAAGTTCACCGAGCCGCTGCACCTCGAGCGTGCCGACGGGTCGCGCATCGTGACCGAGTACGACGACCTGCTGCAGTCGTGGGACCTGACGTTCAAGGACACCAAGAACGCCGACTACGTGGTCGGCCAGGTGTGGATGCGGCGCGGGGCGAACGCGTACCTGCTCGACCAGGTCCGCGGCCGAATGGACTTCCCAGCCACCTGCGGCGCGATGAAGGCCATGCACCGGCGCTGGCCCCAAGCCCTGCTGAAGGTCGTGGAGGACAAGGCCAACGGCCCGGCCGTCATCGCGGCGCTGCGCTCGACGGTGCCCGGCATCGTCCCCGAGGAACCCCAAGGCTCGAAGGTGGCCAGGGCCTCCGCGGTGTCCCCGCTGGTCGAGGCCGGCAACGTCTGGCTGCCGGAGTTCGAGGCATGGGCGGACGACCTGATCGAGGAGGCCGCCGGCTTCCCGAACGCCGCCCACGACGACATGGTCGATGCGATGAGCCAGGGCCTGAATCGTCTGATCCTGCAGCCGCTGCTCAGCGGTGATGACCTCGGTGACGTGATCACCGACGAGGACATCGACCCCGAGCTCGCCGGCTATTCCATCTCCCCATATTGA
- a CDS encoding helix-turn-helix domain-containing protein — MPEVSCYFAGQDEPRRLHREHDDECPDDSACRGCAACPEDHCVVCTVAHSDDQHPLTCAACVAAFREDLDQVVRLSGGLLAHAVLGSGGRLARSPIPGGEAMVLMGPGTQPHGRAWYAEQPQGKRDHSHRDDERETDSATLGLTLAQIEDDWREVLQIPAADNELHSVGSAAAFLDQHLSRMAQIEAGDFPSNASDVATLRHTLEDVLGDGARDEPGAPCVHCGFSLVRKSAKPKLCRHRRLRDEVAQMSGEPRFSLLDLLRAYPALAFEHEACGDQGGSRDRWECLRCRRRYSEDQYRFAVGVTYLGHSPALTAAELERKIGTPATQIRVWGSRGLVAKRGRDEHGVWRYDVAEVESRVRQLEEEQRAGQEAARLAAATRNTPKRGVA, encoded by the coding sequence TTGCCTGAAGTCAGCTGCTACTTCGCCGGCCAAGACGAGCCGCGACGCCTTCACCGCGAGCACGACGACGAGTGCCCGGACGACTCGGCCTGCCGAGGCTGTGCCGCGTGCCCCGAGGACCACTGCGTCGTCTGCACGGTGGCCCACAGCGACGACCAGCACCCCCTGACGTGCGCGGCGTGCGTCGCGGCTTTCCGCGAGGACCTCGACCAGGTGGTGCGGCTCTCAGGCGGCCTGCTGGCTCACGCCGTGCTGGGCAGCGGCGGGCGTCTCGCGCGGTCACCGATCCCCGGCGGCGAGGCGATGGTCCTGATGGGGCCTGGAACCCAACCGCATGGACGAGCTTGGTATGCCGAGCAGCCCCAGGGCAAGCGAGACCACAGTCACCGCGACGACGAGCGTGAGACCGACAGCGCCACCCTCGGTCTCACGCTCGCGCAGATCGAGGACGACTGGCGCGAGGTCCTGCAGATCCCCGCAGCCGACAATGAATTGCACAGCGTCGGGAGCGCGGCGGCGTTCCTCGACCAGCACCTCAGCCGGATGGCGCAGATTGAGGCCGGCGACTTCCCGTCCAATGCGAGTGACGTCGCAACCCTGCGTCACACGCTCGAGGACGTGCTCGGTGACGGCGCGCGGGACGAGCCCGGGGCCCCGTGCGTGCACTGCGGCTTCTCGCTGGTTCGCAAGTCCGCCAAGCCGAAGCTGTGCCGGCATCGACGGCTGCGCGATGAGGTGGCCCAGATGTCAGGCGAGCCTCGGTTCTCGCTGCTGGATCTGCTCCGTGCGTACCCCGCTCTCGCCTTCGAGCACGAGGCGTGTGGCGACCAGGGCGGCAGCCGCGATCGGTGGGAGTGCCTGCGTTGTCGCCGTCGTTACAGCGAAGATCAGTACCGGTTCGCGGTCGGGGTCACCTACCTGGGCCACTCCCCGGCGCTCACCGCGGCCGAGCTGGAACGCAAGATCGGCACCCCGGCGACCCAGATCCGAGTCTGGGGCTCACGCGGGCTGGTGGCCAAGCGCGGCCGGGATGAGCACGGGGTCTGGCGCTACGACGTCGCCGAGGTGGAGTCGCGTGTGCGGCAGCTGGAGGAGGAGCAGCGAGCCGGGCAGGAGGCTGCCCGGCTCGCCGCCGCCACCCGCAACACACCGAAGCGGGGTGTTGCGTGA
- a CDS encoding DNA polymerase yields the protein MNDQTPPIYAEHVADYVQAGWPCVLPVPPRDKFPPPTGFTGADGKDTDVAQVVEFAGSHPHHSIALRMPDGVIGIDVDQYVKKGKQKHGADTLAALVEKLGPLPPTWSSTARGDEHGPGPSRVLLFQVPAQRYITNLTAAGTGDIEIIQRHHRYIVVAPSINPETGTQYQWYDETDQPSDKVPNPLQLAELPAAWLAHLLEGATSAGPSAADPASGEALLEQLLDDWRPECADIYGARLNALDTLATADAGSRHDTMTARVHHLVQLAAQGHPGVAWAITELRVIWDNLTAGELRGNEFDRMLLTSARKAVTVVGTVQNPRDPCVYDLAFMVSGAAPDDATGEPGTAVAPERRWSIREVIGAHAFDPPAELDQPLAQAVLERTYPVVRYAHDTGGWLLRLPDRWTLAGDLSQWSVAQVAGLLPIGNPEAEKGSDEHARSRRRARFNTQAGAKAIASKMAALVAAGTHPCAIDLGGLDSAPDILWAGGVPWDLKSCLPDAPVQSWVAAMDPATPHLHTAAVLPERRDTPLWDAFLAAVWPDPEVRAWAVRVLSIALTGYPDRALPILIGDTGRGKTQVVSLLMSVLGSYAHAADPRLMGAEGAKAHASIVFALKGRRLSFIDEGPREGRWAQERLKQLTGGGELTANQMNQNPITFRPTHTLVLTTNDEPALTDPAIRARARLLPCDGDPEAVRIARAAIGHTNSAAWREEAPGVLASMMAEAGSWLAEPTTAHVSAAPIHLRDMAEKVGAEQDPVRVWLEEETEPWEAGTPSRELYQAFWSSCRRSGIRADVIPTEQRWGRALSRFEVPIQHTKQGKRRPLRVRTPGFMPEAAKSAPTTASPVPQPGDGYAPSGDGLVTDVPAYPSPTFSQVNPDEIRLSDGSDGLTDPLTHMRTRTCAHGGEVQSTSYPTPDPSDPCDSSESAVANPSPPKPKRAKTAEAVAKAAAVKAEKLAAAISEAGGPIIQLPALVTQDGAVVAIRLTDADALLGTITVTPAALTVDVETTGYPLGHRDYALRTIQLGNDAFAIDFDAADPEQAQVAGRHVGAAAMLHAHSATADLIPLAHAGLIDLDDAWSRMHDTVIPAKLADPASTGSDPGLKKLAGAVLGDAAVSTAAEEGRKALFKAGKWLTEVKSTTPISRSGWAQVNPACETMIRYAASDVIDDAALALRLPPLPPELLERERLAQRMTARVADRGLRLDADLVERLHAEQTAALTAASEHIRAFGVDNPGSDQQVAAALERLGAPLPRTKTGRPSVAKGVLDPLKNVDGEIGDLVRARLDYQTAENRLGLFLEPYRQLVTNGDGRARPTIYTLAADTGRMSCVRPNLQQVPREGGFRACITADPGHVLISADFSGVELRVAAALSQDQNLMAIVADPDRDIHREIAQLVWGPDAGKPERYQAKRKVFGRLYGSGLNGLITSDPPVSEPIAKAIIEAMDLMTPGLSSWSRMVADGVDAGRTEFQAYSGRTIYMPTDRGYAGPNYCIQGTARELLIDALVRWSGTRWGNAVLLPVHDELVVHVPEDEAEEATAALTAAMATELHGVQIIAEASEPTFAWADSA from the coding sequence GTGAACGACCAGACGCCCCCGATCTACGCCGAGCACGTCGCCGACTACGTGCAGGCCGGCTGGCCGTGCGTGCTGCCGGTGCCGCCCCGGGACAAGTTCCCCCCGCCGACCGGCTTCACCGGCGCGGACGGCAAGGACACCGACGTCGCCCAGGTCGTGGAGTTCGCCGGCAGCCACCCCCACCACTCCATCGCCCTGCGCATGCCCGACGGCGTCATCGGCATCGACGTCGACCAGTACGTGAAGAAGGGCAAGCAGAAGCACGGCGCCGATACCCTCGCCGCACTCGTCGAGAAGCTCGGCCCCCTGCCGCCCACCTGGAGCTCCACGGCCCGCGGCGACGAGCACGGCCCGGGCCCCTCACGGGTCCTGCTCTTCCAGGTCCCCGCCCAGCGGTACATCACCAACCTCACCGCCGCCGGCACCGGGGACATCGAGATCATCCAGCGGCACCACCGCTACATCGTGGTCGCGCCGAGCATCAACCCCGAGACCGGCACCCAGTACCAGTGGTACGACGAGACCGACCAGCCAAGCGACAAGGTCCCCAACCCGCTGCAGCTGGCCGAGCTGCCCGCAGCGTGGCTGGCCCACCTGCTCGAGGGCGCCACCAGCGCCGGCCCGTCCGCGGCCGACCCCGCCAGCGGCGAGGCCCTGCTCGAGCAGCTGCTCGACGACTGGCGCCCCGAGTGCGCCGACATCTACGGCGCGCGGCTCAACGCCCTGGACACCCTGGCCACCGCCGACGCCGGCAGCCGCCACGACACCATGACCGCCCGCGTGCACCACCTGGTGCAGCTCGCCGCCCAGGGCCACCCCGGAGTCGCCTGGGCGATCACCGAGCTGCGCGTCATCTGGGACAACCTCACCGCCGGCGAGCTGCGCGGCAACGAGTTCGACCGGATGCTGCTCACCAGCGCCCGCAAGGCCGTGACCGTCGTCGGCACCGTGCAGAACCCCCGCGACCCCTGCGTCTACGACCTCGCGTTCATGGTCTCCGGGGCCGCCCCCGACGACGCGACCGGCGAGCCCGGCACCGCGGTGGCCCCCGAGCGCCGCTGGTCCATCCGCGAGGTCATCGGGGCGCACGCCTTCGACCCTCCGGCCGAGCTCGACCAGCCTCTCGCGCAGGCCGTGCTGGAACGCACCTACCCGGTCGTCCGGTACGCCCACGACACCGGTGGCTGGCTGCTGCGCCTGCCCGACCGGTGGACCCTGGCCGGAGATCTCTCCCAGTGGTCGGTCGCCCAGGTCGCCGGCCTCCTGCCGATCGGCAACCCCGAGGCCGAGAAGGGCTCGGACGAACACGCCCGGTCGCGTCGACGTGCCCGGTTCAACACCCAGGCCGGAGCGAAGGCGATCGCGTCCAAGATGGCCGCCCTGGTCGCCGCCGGCACCCACCCCTGCGCCATCGACCTCGGCGGCCTGGACTCCGCGCCCGACATCCTCTGGGCCGGCGGCGTGCCGTGGGACCTGAAGTCCTGCCTGCCCGACGCCCCTGTCCAGTCGTGGGTCGCGGCCATGGACCCGGCCACCCCGCACCTGCACACCGCCGCGGTCCTGCCCGAGCGACGCGACACCCCGCTGTGGGACGCCTTCCTCGCCGCGGTGTGGCCCGACCCCGAGGTCCGGGCCTGGGCCGTGCGGGTCTTGTCGATCGCGCTGACCGGCTACCCGGACCGCGCCCTGCCGATCCTCATCGGCGACACCGGACGCGGCAAGACCCAGGTCGTCAGCCTGCTGATGAGCGTCCTCGGCTCCTACGCGCACGCCGCAGACCCCCGACTGATGGGCGCCGAGGGGGCCAAGGCCCACGCCAGCATCGTGTTCGCCCTCAAGGGCCGCCGGCTCTCGTTCATCGACGAGGGCCCCCGCGAGGGCCGCTGGGCCCAGGAGCGGCTGAAGCAGCTCACCGGCGGCGGCGAACTGACCGCCAACCAGATGAACCAGAACCCGATCACCTTCCGGCCGACCCACACCCTGGTGCTGACCACCAACGACGAGCCTGCCCTGACCGACCCGGCCATCCGGGCCCGGGCCCGGCTCCTGCCGTGCGACGGCGACCCCGAGGCCGTGCGGATCGCTCGCGCCGCGATCGGCCACACCAACAGCGCCGCCTGGCGCGAGGAGGCCCCCGGTGTACTGGCGTCGATGATGGCCGAAGCCGGCTCCTGGCTGGCCGAACCCACCACCGCTCACGTCAGCGCCGCACCGATCCACCTGCGGGACATGGCCGAGAAGGTCGGAGCCGAGCAAGACCCCGTCCGGGTCTGGCTCGAGGAGGAGACCGAGCCGTGGGAGGCCGGCACCCCCAGCCGCGAGCTGTACCAGGCGTTCTGGTCCTCCTGCCGACGCAGCGGCATCAGGGCCGACGTCATCCCGACCGAACAGCGCTGGGGCCGGGCGCTCTCACGATTCGAAGTGCCGATCCAGCACACGAAGCAGGGAAAACGGCGCCCACTGAGGGTCCGCACGCCAGGGTTCATGCCCGAGGCCGCCAAGTCTGCTCCGACGACCGCGAGCCCGGTTCCGCAGCCGGGTGACGGATACGCCCCCTCTGGTGACGGATTGGTGACGGATGTTCCCGCGTATCCGTCACCCACGTTTTCGCAGGTCAACCCCGATGAGATCCGTCTGAGTGACGGAAGTGACGGATTGACAGACCCCCTTACGCACATGCGCACGCGCACATGCGCACACGGCGGCGAGGTCCAGTCGACCTCATATCCGACACCCGATCCGTCGGACCCCTGCGATTCCAGCGAATCTGCTGTCGCGAATCCGTCACCGCCCAAGCCGAAGCGCGCGAAGACCGCGGAGGCCGTGGCGAAGGCGGCAGCGGTGAAGGCCGAGAAGCTGGCCGCGGCGATCTCCGAAGCCGGCGGACCGATCATCCAGCTGCCGGCGCTGGTGACCCAGGACGGTGCCGTGGTGGCGATCCGCCTGACCGACGCCGACGCGCTCCTGGGCACCATCACCGTCACGCCGGCCGCACTCACCGTCGACGTGGAGACCACGGGCTACCCGCTGGGCCACCGCGACTACGCGCTGCGGACCATCCAGCTCGGCAACGACGCGTTCGCGATCGACTTCGACGCCGCCGACCCCGAGCAGGCCCAGGTGGCCGGCCGGCACGTCGGAGCCGCGGCCATGCTGCACGCGCACTCGGCGACCGCCGACCTGATCCCCCTGGCCCATGCCGGGCTGATCGACCTCGACGACGCCTGGTCTCGGATGCACGACACCGTGATCCCGGCCAAGCTTGCCGACCCCGCTTCCACCGGCAGCGACCCCGGCCTGAAGAAGCTCGCCGGCGCCGTGCTCGGCGACGCCGCGGTCTCCACCGCAGCCGAGGAGGGACGCAAGGCACTGTTCAAGGCCGGCAAGTGGCTTACCGAGGTCAAGAGCACCACCCCGATCAGCCGATCCGGCTGGGCCCAGGTCAACCCCGCCTGCGAGACGATGATCCGCTACGCCGCCAGCGACGTCATCGACGACGCCGCGCTCGCGCTGCGCCTGCCCCCGCTGCCCCCGGAGCTGCTGGAGCGTGAACGCCTCGCCCAGCGCATGACCGCCCGCGTGGCCGACCGAGGACTGCGGCTCGACGCCGACCTGGTCGAGCGGCTGCACGCGGAGCAGACCGCCGCGCTGACCGCTGCGTCCGAGCACATCCGTGCCTTCGGTGTCGACAACCCCGGCAGTGACCAGCAGGTGGCCGCGGCCCTCGAGCGACTGGGCGCCCCACTGCCGCGGACCAAGACCGGCCGGCCGAGCGTGGCCAAGGGCGTGCTCGACCCGCTGAAGAACGTCGACGGCGAGATCGGCGACCTCGTGCGGGCACGGCTGGACTACCAGACCGCCGAGAACCGGCTCGGCCTGTTCCTCGAGCCCTACCGTCAGCTCGTCACCAACGGCGACGGCCGGGCCCGCCCGACGATCTACACCCTGGCCGCGGACACCGGGCGCATGTCCTGCGTCAGGCCCAACCTGCAGCAGGTCCCCCGCGAGGGCGGCTTCCGTGCCTGCATCACCGCCGATCCGGGGCACGTGCTGATCTCGGCCGACTTCTCTGGCGTCGAGCTCCGTGTGGCTGCGGCCCTCAGCCAGGACCAGAACCTGATGGCGATCGTCGCCGACCCCGACCGCGATATCCACCGCGAGATCGCGCAGCTCGTGTGGGGCCCCGACGCAGGCAAACCCGAGCGGTACCAGGCCAAGCGCAAGGTGTTCGGCCGGCTCTACGGATCCGGGCTCAACGGGCTGATCACGTCGGATCCACCGGTCAGCGAGCCGATCGCGAAGGCGATCATCGAGGCGATGGACCTGATGACCCCGGGTCTGTCCTCCTGGTCACGGATGGTGGCCGACGGCGTCGATGCCGGCCGCACCGAGTTCCAGGCCTACTCCGGCCGGACGATCTACATGCCGACCGACCGCGGCTACGCCGGCCCCAACTACTGCATCCAGGGCACCGCCCGCGAGCTGCTGATCGACGCACTCGTGCGCTGGTCGGGCACCCGCTGGGGCAACGCCGTGCTGCTGCCGGTGCACGACGAGCTCGTGGTCCACGTCCCCGAGGACGAGGCCGAGGAGGCCACCGCCGCACTGACCGCTGCCATGGCCACCGAGCTGCACGGCGTCCAGATCATCGCCGAAGCCAGCGAGCCGACCTTCGCCTGGGCAGACAGCGCATGA